The following proteins are encoded in a genomic region of Magallana gigas chromosome 1, xbMagGiga1.1, whole genome shotgun sequence:
- the LOC117688633 gene encoding uncharacterized protein yields the protein MAKAIIGFICLSTACLTYSVPIRRCYLPCREIEVRSDEVRDVYVTACHLQKVTIIGDPSAVRIHASKPLDILCEVNKRTSTSTTGTSRITTEPEVTRTSTSTTGTSRITTEPEVTSKEVTSKNTQKKIHPKLPGRSQGSTNEEDIYATNEEDIYATNEEDIYEHDEVIGFLSWAASVTAAVIIVCFKRYLLRRRRCGCAWNRSNNNAGSGGQEDTTARGEHCPMFPHTPPSQATTPSSASDSTLQPGSGEHCPMFPHTPPSQATTPSSASDSTLQPGSANMSEITFTTCSSKPLLRPSSSSPELVNTHTAKRVLFKSPPTTQQESDAQRDLPVIQPIATSQSKILDTSSTSCAQTPLVDLPVSANTRSKTAKKILDTSSTSCARTPLVDLPVSANTRSKTAKKVKDLK from the exons ATGGCGAAAGCTATCATAGGTTTTATCTGCCTTTCAACGGCATGTTTAACGTATTCCGTCCCAATAAGGAGATGTTATCTCCCCTGCAGAGAAATAGAAGTTCGATCGGATGAGGTGAGAGACGTTTACGTGACGGCGTGTCACCTCCAGAAGGTGACCATAATAGGCGATCCGAGCGCCGTCCGAATTCACGCAAGCAAACCTCTGGACATACTTTGTG AAGTAAACAAAAGGACATCAACGAGTACAACTGGGACATCAAGGATTACAACTGAACCAGAAGTGACAAGGACATCAACAAGTACAACTGGGACATCAAGGATTACAACTGAACCAGAAGTGACAAGCAAAGAAGTGACAAGCAAAAACACACAGAAAA AAATACATCCCAAATTACCAGGGAGATCACAAGGATCAACCAATGAGGAAGACATCTATGCAACCAATGAGGAAGACATCTATGCAACCAATGAGGAAGACATCTATGAGCATGATGAGGTTATCG gtTTCCTCTCATGGGCCGCATCAGTCACCGCTGCAGTCATTATCGTATGTTTTAAACGATACCttttaagaagaagaagatgtGGTTGCGCTTGGAACAGGTCCAACAACAATGCAGGGTCTGGTGGGCAAGAGGACACTACAGCACGGGGAGAACACTGTCCCATGTTTCCGCATACACCACCCAGTCAGGCAACAACACCAAGTTCTGCATCCGATAGTACTTTGCAGCCTGGGTCGGGAGAACACTGTCCCATGTTTCCGCATACACCACCCAGTCAGGCAACAACACCAAGTTCTGCATCCGATAGTACTTTGCAGCCTGGGTCGGCCAACATGTCTGAAATCACATTCACCACTTGCTCCAGCAAACCTCTACTGAGACCATCCTCAAGTTCACCTGAGCTGGTAAACACCCATACTGCAAAACGAGTGTTATTTAAGTCCCCACCCACCACTCAGCAAGAATCTGATGCTCAAAGAGATCTACCGGTAATACAACCTATTGCTACCTCTCAGTCTAAAATCTTGGACACCTCTAGTACTAGTTGCGCACAAACACCGCTTGTGGATCTGCCTGTTTCTGCAAATACCAGATCCAAAACAGCAAAAAAAATCTTGGACACCTCTAGTACTAGTTGCGCACGAACACCGCTTGTGGATCTGCCTGTTTCCGCAAATACCAGATCCAAAACAGCAAAAAAAGTTAAGGATTTAAAGTGA
- the LOC117688631 gene encoding uncharacterized protein F54H12.2-like, giving the protein MAFLSGDNKDIAQPMELSLFASPTNQVAVEKVYFTEARPISSIGVSDTPIEIVVSGSGAEYIDLKRSRLYVKARILKADGTALAENEKTGIVNLPLQSMFSQMDVYLNNKLVSFNTNNYPWKAYLKTVLFGGKEELSSQKQSELFFKDEGAMNDANAYNGGNAGLVLRYGYTQESKVFELEGNLMEDIFDIDKYLINGVDIYIKLFRSSAPFVIMSAQESPAYKLELLDVVYKVAKVRVDPGVLLNHSKQIESTPVKYTISRNELKMNTIPKGSTEFYWDNIFPQAVPDRIVVGLVDQKAVNGDYTANPFNFEHFSLTDIGIYVNGESVPGRPLKTDFTAGHYSSAYAHLFEASGKWNQDAGLIITRDNFGSGYSLFVLTIDPCGFGEEYLNLIRRGNTRLELKFKEATTKAANVLVFATFSSLLEVDKTRDINYIQP; this is encoded by the coding sequence ATGGCTTTTTTAAGCGGTGATAATAAAGACATAGCCCAGCCAATGGAACTTTCCCTCTTTGCTTCTCCTACTAATCAAGTAGCAGTagaaaaagtttattttacGGAAGCTAGACCGATTTCCAGTATTGGAGTGTCAGATACCCCAATAGAGATAGTAGTTTCTGGATCGGGAGCCGAATATATTGATTTGAAGAGAAGTCGATTATATGTGAAAGCAAGAATATTAAAAGCGGATGGAACTGCGTTGGCGGAGAATGAAAAGACTGGAATCGTTAATTTACCACTGCAAAGTATGTTTTCTCAGATGGATGTATACTTAAACAACAAGTTGGTTTCCTTCAATACGAATAATTACCCATGGAAGGCCTATCTGAAAACAGTTCTGTTTGGTGGAAAAGAGGAATTATCTTCCCAGAAACAGTCAGAGCTGTTTTTCAAGGACGAAGGAGCTATGAATGATGCCAACGCCTACAATGGAGGCAATGCCGGACTAGTTTTGCGCTATGGCTATACACAGGAAAGTAAAGTATTTGAACTTGAGGGTAACCTGATGGAGGATATTTTTGACATCGACAAATATCTGATCAACGGCGTAGATATCTACATCAAATTGTTTAGATCTAGTGCACCTTTTGTAATAATGTCGGCACAGGAGTCTCCGGCTTACAAACTAGAGTTACTAGATGTTGTGTACAAAGTGGCCAAAGTGCGAGTGGATCCTGGTGTACTGTTGAACCACAGCAAACAGATAGAATCTACCCCCGTGAAATACACCATCTCaagaaatgaattgaaaatgaacACCATTCCTAAAGGGTCTACCGAATTTTACTGGGACAACATTTTCCCTCAGGCAGTACCCGACCGTATCGTTGTAGGTTTGGTAGATCAGAAAGCTGTAAATGGAGATTACACCGCCAATCCGTTTAATTTCGAGCATTTCAGTTTAACAGATATAGGAATATACGTGAATGGAGAAAGCGTACCAGGCAGACCCTTAAAAACCGATTTTACGGCAGGGCATTATTCGTCAGCATATGCCCACCTGTTCGAGGCTTCTGGAAAATGGAATCAGGACGCCGGCCTTATAATTACTCGAGACAACTTTGGTAGTGGATACTCTCTGTTCGTCTTGACCATAGATCCATGTGGATTTGGTGAAGAATATTTAAACCTGATTCGAAGAGGAAACACCAGACTCGAACTAAagttcaaagaagcaacaacaaaaGCTGCCAACGTTCTGGTATTTGCGACCTTTTCCTCTCTACTAGAAGTTGACAAGACCCGGGATATCAATTACATTCAACCATGA
- the LOC117681575 gene encoding uncharacterized protein, whose translation MKKIKFVRSPCPDTCGHRELIFRGEDAAQRFCAYVTQPHVKNTILIAHNAKSFDLYPILEVLIDRHSIRPDKIIYNGSKVMYMHIANKLNLTFLDSLNFLPMKLAKIPEAFGLEELSKGFFPHFFNTKEHQTYVGSYPALEFYGYNFMSSGERKKFVTWHASKSSEVFNFQEEMLKYCRSDVDILRRGCIAFRNTVLQATTIETSHVQPDGTISTTIIDGVDPFDYVTIASVCMGIFKTLFLKHNLEVEITRDQTSTWYQMENFEGVKGVWLDGKWVALSDLEKEENTAVGKQHLRSPIAVVPSEGYASKENYSKISIQWLEWLMERSRKRGKPVHIRHALNGGEYRVPDTNYRCDGFVENPKGKRTIYEFYGCVYHGCPDCFQQDRSDVKHPATNQTLDELFKMTKKRERELKELGYNLVVVWEHQFRYQLEKNADLQQFINTLDLQDRLDPRDSFFGGRTNAIKLHYKAKEDETIQYYDFTSLYPWTNKYCRYPVGHPTIITEDFRDVSNYFGLAKIKVLPPTQLYHPVLPYRSQGKLKFPLCRTCADAEYQHACTCSVGERAITGTWCTPEI comes from the exons atgaaaaaaataaaattcgtcCGTTCTCCCTGTCCAGATACTTGTGGTCACCGGGAACTTATCTTTCGTGGTGAAGACGCCGCACAGCGGTTTTGTGCCTACGTTACTCAACCACACGTCAAGAACACAATTTTAATCGCACATAACGCCAAAAGTTTTGACTTGTATCCCATTTTAGAGGTTCTCATTGACCGACATTCGATTCGACCagataaaatcatttacaacGGATCCAAAGTAATGTACATGCACATTGCAAACAAACTAAATCTCACGTTTTTGGATTCGTTGAATTTCCTACCCATGAAATTAGCAAAGATCCCAGAAGCGTTTGGTTTAGAAGAACTCAGCAAGGGGTTCTTCCCTCATTTTTTCAATACGAAAGAACATCAGACTTACGTGGGTTCCTATCCGGCTCTAGAATTCTACGGATATAATTTCATGTCATCgggagagagaaagaaattCGTCACGTGGCATGCAAGTAAGAGCTCTGAAGTATTTAACTTTCAAGAAGAGATGTTGAAGTACTGTCGCTCGGACGTCGACATCTTGAGAAGGGGTTGCATAGCGTTCCGAAATACTGTACTTCAAGCCACGACAATAGAAACTTCGCATGTTCAACCCGATGGAACTATTTCAACAACGATCATAGATGGCGTAGACCCTTTTGATTACGTAACGATTGCCAGTGTTTGTATgggtatttttaaaactttatttcttaaacacaACCTTGAAGTAGAAATCACGAGGGACCAGACATCCACATGGTATCAGATGGAGAACTTTGAGGGGGTAAAAGGGGTGTGGCTTGATGGAAAATGGGTAGCCCTCAGTGACCTGGAAAAAGAGGAAAATACAGCAGTGGGAAAACAACATTTGAGGAGTCCCATTGCCGTCGTCCCTTCAGAGGGATACGCCAGCAAAGAGAATTATAGCAAGATATCCATTCAGTGGTTAGAATGGCTCATGGAGCGAAGTCGAAAACGAGGAAAACCTGTTCATATCCGGCACGCTCTCAATGGGGGAGAGTATCGCGTACCAGACACCAATTACAGATGCGACGGTTTTGTAGAGAATCCTAAAGGAAAAAGAACCATATACGAATTTTATG GTTGTGTGTACCATGGATGTCCGGATTGCTTCCAACAGGATCGATCTGATGTCAAGCACCCTGCGACAAACCAGACATTAGACGAACTCTTCAAGATGACCAAAAAGCGAGAAAGAGAACTCAAAGAGCTCGGATACAATCTGGTCGTCGTATGGGAGCACCAATTTCGCTACCAGCTGGAAAAAAACGCGGACTTGCAACAATTTATCAACACTCTGGATCTGCAAGACAGACTTGATCCCCGTGACAGTTTCTTTGGCGGTCGCACCAATGCCATAAAACTCCATTATAAAGCTAAAGAGGACGAAACCATTCAGTATTACGATTTCACCAGTCTCTACCCTTGGACAAATAAATACTGTCGTTATCCCGTGGGTCATCCGACTATTATCACTGAAGATTTTCGGGATGTATCAAATTATTTCGGCCTCGCCAAAATCAAAGTCCTGCCACCTACACAATTGTACCACCCCGTGCTTCCGTACCGATCTCAAGGAAAACTGAAATTTCCTTTGTGTCGAACGTGTGCGGACGCTGAATATCAGCATGCCTGTACTTGTTCTGTAGGGGAAAGAGCAATCACGGGCACGTGGTGTACTCCAGAAATCTAA